A window of the Polaribacter batillariae genome harbors these coding sequences:
- a CDS encoding gliding motility-associated protein GldE: MDPDPEQLFLLASIDFVTALNGIALLLLLLSSALVSGTEVAFFSLSQTDLNELSNNGKEQNIVVTLLERPRKLLATILITNNFINILIVLLFASLAETLFGNFDYSLNLILFQVPVRFLLEIILVTFLILLFGEVLPKVYASRNALRFSKAMSKFIHTINIFLTPFTLPLISLTKWIEKKLGSKGTNFSVETLSQALELTSQGATTKDEQKILEGIVNFGNTETVQIMKPRIDIFALSDEEPYEVVLEKILANGYSRNPVYHENIDNIVGVLYAKDLLAHLNKKSFKWQTLLREPFFVPENKKLDDLLGDFRAIKNHLAIVVDEYGGTSGLVTLDDVIEEIVGDINDEFDDEDLSYSKIDANNYIFEGKTTIKDFCKVLDDEDEDIFEEEKGESETLAGFILEISGKFPKRGEKIIFKNYTFTVEALDRKRIKQIKATRNA, translated from the coding sequence TTGGACCCAGATCCCGAACAATTATTTCTCTTAGCTTCTATAGATTTCGTTACTGCTTTAAATGGAATTGCACTTCTTTTACTGCTTTTAAGTTCGGCTTTGGTATCTGGAACCGAAGTTGCTTTTTTCTCTCTTTCTCAAACAGACCTTAACGAACTTTCTAACAACGGAAAAGAGCAAAATATTGTTGTTACTTTATTAGAAAGACCCCGAAAATTATTAGCCACCATTTTAATTACCAATAATTTTATTAATATTTTAATAGTACTTCTTTTTGCCTCTTTGGCAGAAACATTATTTGGCAATTTCGACTATTCTTTAAACTTAATTTTATTTCAAGTACCTGTTCGTTTTTTGTTAGAAATAATTTTAGTTACCTTTTTAATTCTTTTATTTGGCGAGGTTTTACCAAAAGTTTATGCCTCTAGAAATGCACTTCGTTTCTCGAAAGCAATGTCTAAATTTATACATACTATTAATATATTTTTAACTCCATTTACATTGCCTTTAATTAGTTTAACAAAATGGATTGAAAAAAAATTAGGAAGCAAAGGAACCAACTTTTCTGTAGAAACATTATCGCAAGCATTAGAATTAACTTCACAAGGAGCAACTACAAAAGACGAGCAAAAAATTTTAGAAGGAATCGTAAATTTTGGAAATACAGAAACAGTGCAAATTATGAAACCTCGAATCGATATTTTTGCACTTTCAGACGAGGAACCTTATGAAGTTGTTTTAGAAAAAATTTTGGCAAACGGATATTCCAGAAATCCTGTTTATCACGAAAATATAGACAATATTGTTGGTGTTTTATATGCCAAAGATTTATTGGCACATTTAAATAAAAAATCTTTTAAGTGGCAAACTTTACTTCGAGAGCCCTTTTTTGTGCCAGAAAATAAGAAATTAGACGACTTATTAGGCGACTTTAGAGCCATAAAAAATCACTTAGCCATTGTTGTAGATGAATATGGAGGAACAAGCGGACTCGTAACTTTAGATGATGTTATTGAAGAAATTGTTGGTGATATAAATGATGAATTCGATGATGAAGATTTATCGTATTCTAAAATAGATGCAAACAACTATATTTTCGAAGGAAAAACAACCATAAAAGATTTTTGCAAAGTTTTAGATGATGAAGACGAAGATATTTTCGAGGAAGAAAAAGGTGAAAGTGAAACTTTAGCTGGGTTTATTTTAGAAATTTCTGGAAAATTCCCAAAAAGAGGAGAAAAAATAATCTTTAAGAATTATACGTTTACCGTTGAAGCCTTAGATAGAAAACGAATAAAACAAATTAAAGCCACAAGAAATGCGTAA
- a CDS encoding single-stranded DNA-binding protein gives MAGTINKVILIGNLGDDVKMHYFDDQNCLGRFPIATSESYTNKQTGEKITNTDWHNIVVRNGLAKVCEKYLSKGDKIYVEGKLKNRQWEQDGVKRYSTEVHVLEMTMLTTKKNADNSQPINTTSKQPEEKPIAPEEKDDLPF, from the coding sequence ATGGCAGGAACAATTAACAAAGTAATTTTAATTGGAAATTTAGGTGATGATGTAAAAATGCATTATTTTGATGACCAAAATTGTCTAGGTCGTTTTCCTATTGCCACTTCAGAAAGTTATACCAACAAACAAACTGGCGAAAAAATAACCAATACAGATTGGCACAATATTGTGGTTAGAAATGGTTTGGCAAAAGTTTGCGAAAAATATTTATCTAAAGGAGATAAAATTTACGTAGAAGGAAAGCTAAAAAACAGACAATGGGAACAAGATGGCGTAAAGCGGTATTCAACTGAAGTTCATGTTTTAGAAATGACGATGTTAACCACGAAAAAAAATGCAGATAATTCGCAACCTATAAATACAACTTCTAAGCAACCAGAAGAAAAACCTATTGCTCCAGAAGAAAAAGACGATTTACCTTTTTAA
- the mutY gene encoding A/G-specific adenine glycosylase, with the protein MKFHNKLIYWYLQNKRTLPWRQTKNPYFIWLSEIMLQQTRVTQGLGYYLKFTEAFPTVFNLAKANESTVLKMWQGLGYYSRARNLHYTAKYIANELNGKFPSTFLEIIKLKGIGDYTASAIASICFNEPTAVVDGNVYRVLSRYFGISTPINSTTGIKEFKAIAQSLIDKSQPGTYNQAIMDFGALHCKPQNPLCDSCPFANSCVAFEKNLVKELPVKKKKIKVRKRYFNFLVIQTNDYKTILYEREGKGIWQGLYQFPLIESEKIIDKKELIANKKFTDLFPDETTISLHNKKQIVHKLSHQHLYTQFWIVETASLKNATISWKNIQEFPVPVLISNFLEDFPLKN; encoded by the coding sequence ATGAAATTCCACAACAAACTAATATACTGGTATTTACAAAACAAGCGAACACTTCCTTGGCGCCAAACTAAGAATCCATATTTTATTTGGTTGAGCGAAATTATGCTACAACAAACAAGAGTGACACAAGGTTTGGGGTATTATTTAAAATTTACAGAAGCTTTTCCAACAGTTTTTAATCTTGCAAAAGCAAATGAAAGTACCGTTTTAAAAATGTGGCAAGGTTTGGGTTATTATTCGCGTGCAAGAAACCTTCATTATACTGCAAAATACATTGCAAACGAACTAAATGGAAAATTTCCCTCTACATTTTTAGAAATTATAAAGTTAAAAGGAATTGGAGATTACACAGCTTCTGCAATTGCCTCTATTTGCTTTAACGAGCCAACTGCGGTTGTAGATGGAAATGTTTATAGAGTACTTTCTCGCTATTTTGGCATTTCTACACCAATTAATTCTACTACAGGAATTAAAGAATTTAAAGCCATTGCACAATCTTTAATTGATAAAAGTCAGCCAGGAACCTACAATCAAGCCATTATGGATTTTGGTGCACTGCATTGCAAACCTCAAAATCCGCTTTGCGATTCTTGCCCTTTTGCCAATAGCTGTGTCGCTTTCGAAAAAAATCTCGTTAAAGAACTGCCTGTAAAAAAGAAAAAAATAAAGGTTCGAAAACGTTATTTTAACTTTTTAGTCATTCAAACAAACGACTATAAAACCATCTTATATGAAAGAGAAGGAAAAGGCATTTGGCAAGGTTTATATCAATTTCCATTGATTGAAAGTGAAAAAATAATCGATAAAAAAGAATTAATAGCAAACAAAAAATTTACTGACTTATTTCCTGATGAAACTACAATTTCATTACATAACAAAAAGCAAATCGTACACAAACTTTCTCATCAACATTTATATACACAATTTTGGATTGTAGAGACAGCATCTCTAAAAAATGCCACTATTTCTTGGAAAAACATACAAGAATTTCCTGTTCCAGTTTTAATTTCTAATTTTTTGGAAGATTTTCCACTTAAAAATTAA
- a CDS encoding HU family DNA-binding protein has product MTKADIVSKISDKSGIEKTDVLATVEAFMTEVKDALENGNNVYLRGFGSFIIKTRAEKTGRNISKNTTIKIPAHNIPAFKPAKTFTEGVKSKVAVK; this is encoded by the coding sequence ATGACGAAAGCAGATATCGTATCGAAAATTTCAGATAAATCAGGAATCGAAAAAACAGATGTTTTAGCAACTGTAGAAGCATTTATGACTGAGGTTAAAGATGCATTAGAAAATGGCAACAACGTTTATTTAAGAGGTTTTGGTAGTTTTATTATCAAAACAAGAGCAGAAAAAACTGGTAGAAATATTTCTAAAAATACAACTATTAAGATTCCAGCTCACAATATTCCAGCTTTTAAGCCAGCAAAAACTTTTACTGAAGGAGTAAAAAGTAAAGTAGCTGTTAAATAA
- a CDS encoding Rne/Rng family ribonuclease, producing the protein MKTELIIRSNSSDIDFALLRDGKLIELNNETTGNKFSVGDIFLAKIGKVLTGLNAAFVNVGYPKDGFLHYHDLGAQVNSLNSFIKKVSTGKYKEFTLKNFRFEEDINKDGSINKVLKTGQNLLVQIVKEPISTKGPRLSSELSIAGRFLVLVPFSNRVSVSQKIEDPKEKERLKRLAKSIRPKGFGVILRTVAEGKKVAELDKDLQNSLERWKTMCKRIANTNTPTKILSELNRASSILRDVMNDSFTNIVTNDETLKVEIKEYLQEIYPEKENIVKLHRSAIPIFEKYGIERQIKTSFGKTVSMSKGAYLVIEHTEALHVIDVNSGNRSNKAGSQEDTALEVNLISATEIARQLQLRDMGGIIVVDFIDMHKAENRNKLYQHLKEQMALDRTKHKILPPSKFGLVQITRQRVRPELSIKTTEANPNKNGEVEAPIVLIDKIEADLEKFISNPKNKKIQLHLHPFIAAYLLKGVNSIRFKWYLKYKKWITIIPRDAYTYLHYQFKSVKD; encoded by the coding sequence ATGAAAACAGAATTAATAATTCGTTCAAATTCATCTGATATTGATTTTGCCTTATTAAGAGATGGAAAACTTATTGAATTAAATAATGAAACAACTGGCAACAAATTTTCTGTAGGCGATATTTTTTTAGCCAAAATTGGAAAAGTGTTAACAGGCTTAAATGCAGCCTTCGTAAATGTTGGATACCCCAAAGACGGGTTTTTACATTACCACGATTTAGGCGCACAAGTAAACTCATTAAACTCGTTCATTAAGAAAGTAAGCACAGGTAAGTATAAAGAATTCACGTTAAAAAATTTCCGATTTGAGGAAGACATTAACAAAGACGGTAGTATTAACAAAGTATTAAAAACAGGACAAAACCTGTTGGTACAAATTGTAAAAGAACCAATTTCTACAAAAGGCCCAAGATTAAGTTCCGAACTTTCTATAGCTGGTAGATTTTTAGTTTTAGTTCCTTTTTCTAACAGAGTTTCTGTTTCACAAAAAATAGAAGATCCAAAAGAAAAAGAACGCTTAAAAAGATTAGCAAAAAGCATAAGACCTAAAGGTTTTGGCGTTATCTTAAGAACTGTTGCCGAAGGCAAAAAAGTAGCAGAATTAGATAAAGATTTGCAAAACTCTTTAGAACGTTGGAAAACAATGTGTAAGCGAATTGCAAACACAAACACACCAACCAAAATATTGAGTGAATTAAACAGAGCATCTTCTATCTTAAGAGATGTAATGAACGACTCTTTTACAAACATTGTAACAAATGATGAAACACTGAAAGTAGAAATTAAAGAATATTTACAAGAAATTTATCCCGAAAAGGAAAATATTGTAAAGCTGCACAGATCTGCAATTCCTATTTTTGAAAAATATGGAATAGAAAGACAGATTAAAACATCGTTTGGAAAAACCGTTTCTATGAGCAAAGGTGCCTATTTGGTAATAGAGCACACAGAAGCTTTACATGTTATAGATGTAAACAGTGGAAACCGTTCTAATAAAGCAGGTTCTCAAGAAGATACAGCATTAGAAGTAAATTTAATTTCGGCTACAGAAATAGCACGTCAATTACAATTGCGTGATATGGGAGGAATTATAGTTGTAGATTTTATTGATATGCACAAAGCCGAAAATAGAAACAAACTCTATCAGCACTTAAAAGAGCAAATGGCTTTAGATAGAACAAAACACAAAATATTACCTCCAAGTAAATTTGGATTGGTACAAATTACAAGACAAAGAGTAAGACCTGAGTTAAGTATAAAAACTACCGAAGCCAACCCAAATAAAAATGGAGAAGTAGAAGCGCCAATTGTTTTAATAGACAAGATTGAAGCAGATTTAGAAAAATTTATTTCTAACCCGAAAAATAAAAAGATACAATTACACTTGCATCCTTTTATTGCTGCTTATTTATTAAAAGGCGTAAATTCTATTCGTTTTAAATGGTATTTAAAATATAAAAAGTGGATTACGATTATACCTAGAGATGCTTACACTTATTTACATTATCAATTTAAATCTGTAAAAGATTAA
- a CDS encoding endonuclease/exonuclease/phosphatase family protein encodes MNKNIVTFLLFLLTISATFSQKKGKQYSIRTIAFYNLENLFDTINDTSINDEASPMMELKTNRSKVYWDKIDKLGNVISQIGKNKANTSPAIIGVAEVENLSVLEDLIKSKHLVKKHYGIIHYDSPDKRGIDVALLYQKRYFKPVFHQVFNPNIYRENKKVYTRDQLLVSGYLDDELIHLIVNHWPSRSGGEAKSRPLREKAAYQNTKIIDQIRDKDSNAKILIMGDFNDDPINSSFKKVLKTKSRKKNVEEKDIYNPYEDLHRRGFNTLGYRDNINLFDMILISYPLLDKGEKDFSTYKMYKAMIFNKRFLTSKRGQYKGYPFRSFSNGGYTGGYSDHYPVYMYLIKEKK; translated from the coding sequence ATGAATAAAAATATTGTTACTTTTTTACTATTTCTATTAACTATTTCTGCTACCTTCTCTCAAAAAAAAGGCAAACAATATAGTATTAGAACAATTGCTTTCTATAATTTAGAAAACCTTTTCGACACCATAAACGACACTTCTATTAATGATGAAGCAAGCCCCATGATGGAGTTAAAAACAAACCGTTCTAAAGTTTATTGGGATAAGATTGATAAATTAGGAAACGTAATCTCTCAAATTGGTAAAAACAAAGCCAATACAAGCCCTGCTATAATAGGAGTTGCTGAAGTTGAAAACTTAAGTGTTTTAGAAGATTTAATAAAATCGAAACATTTAGTGAAGAAACATTATGGAATTATCCATTACGATTCTCCAGACAAAAGAGGCATTGATGTGGCTTTACTATATCAAAAAAGATATTTTAAACCTGTATTTCATCAAGTGTTTAACCCTAATATTTACAGAGAAAACAAAAAAGTTTATACAAGAGACCAATTATTGGTTTCTGGTTATTTAGATGACGAATTAATTCACCTAATTGTTAATCATTGGCCTTCTAGAAGTGGTGGAGAAGCAAAAAGCAGGCCATTAAGAGAAAAAGCGGCTTATCAAAACACCAAAATAATAGATCAAATTAGAGACAAAGATTCTAATGCTAAAATTTTAATAATGGGCGATTTTAACGACGACCCAATTAACTCTAGCTTTAAAAAGGTTTTAAAAACAAAAAGTAGAAAAAAAAATGTTGAAGAAAAAGACATATACAATCCGTATGAAGATTTGCATAGAAGAGGTTTTAATACTTTAGGATATAGAGATAATATTAATCTTTTTGATATGATTTTAATTTCTTATCCGCTCTTAGATAAAGGAGAAAAAGATTTTTCGACCTATAAGATGTATAAAGCAATGATTTTTAATAAGCGTTTTTTAACAAGTAAAAGAGGCCAATACAAAGGGTATCCTTTTAGAAGTTTTTCTAATGGTGGTTATACAGGTGGTTACTCGGACCATTACCCTGTGTATATGTATTTAATTAAAGAAAAAAAATAA